In a genomic window of Quercus lobata isolate SW786 chromosome 4, ValleyOak3.0 Primary Assembly, whole genome shotgun sequence:
- the LOC115987317 gene encoding UPF0481 protein At3g47200-like: protein MATSTTSSDSFHENELECKEIIIQQPHWRPECCIYKVPKRLREVKMEAYTPKLISIGPVHRDIVALNEMEKLKKKYFQEFFQRPWKCQAEFENIVQKNEYNIRHCYAPDISLPKKEVFVEMILLDSIFIIELFLRTAKRKEFGKDDYILSKPWLDEGIKNDLMLLENQLPFFILDELHHHIGRSTSNHESFLTLACTYFLREEKKIPIVNNVKEVKHFTDLQRYFYIPPNLKTGKIIEHLHSATKLDSAGLKFQVCKENRADRFLLDIQVKKPNPSEIFPRFNCSWLLPCLPCLKCFWCLDHLQTRLVVPHFVIKHGAEDLFRNLMALEQCHYPLQAYICNYIMLLDFLINTREDAELLVEKKIIAHSLGSYKAVALMVNKLGQEIVENNSCYYDVAKDLNDHYGNWWNKNIASLRTVYFRDVWRGTATFVGIVLLFVTVGNFLRPFVFHK, encoded by the coding sequence ATGGCCACGTCAACCACTTCTAGTGATTCTTTTCATGAAAATGAACTTGAATGCAAAGAAATTATCATCCAGCAACCGCACTGGCGCCCCGAGTGTTGCATCTACAAGGTCCCCAAGAGACTTCGTGAGGTAAAGATGGAAGCCTACACTCCAAAGCTAATTTCAATAGGTCCTGTTCATCGCGACATAGTTGCATTGAATGAAATggaaaagcttaaaaaaaaatatttccaggaaTTCTTTCAGCGGCCCTGGAAATGCCAGGCTGAATTTGAAAACATCgttcaaaaaaatgaatacaataTCCGCCATTGTTATGCACCTGACATCTCTCTACCCAAAAAGGAAGTTTTTGTAGAAATGATTTTATTGGATTCTATCTTTATTATTGAGCTCTTCTTGAGGACTGCTAAGAGGAAAGAATTTGGAAAGGATGATTATATCTTAAGTAAACCATGGCTAGATGAAGGCATAAAGAATGACTTGATGTTACTCGAGAATCAGcttccattttttattcttgacGAGTTACATCATCACATTGGAAGGTCTACAAGCAATCATGAATCATTTCTTACACTTGCCTGTACTTACTTTCTTCgcgaagaaaagaaaatacccatTGTGAACAATGTGAAGGAAGTAAAACATTTCACTGATTTGCAGAGATATTTCTACATTCCCCCCAACCTGAAAACTGGAAAAATCATTGAACATCTTCATAGTGCAACAAAGTTGGACTCGGCAGGATTGAAATTCCAAGTGTGTAAGGAAAATCGAGCAGATAGATTTTTACTTGACATTCAAGTCAAGAAGCCGAATCCCTCAGAAATTTTTCCAAGATTCAATTGCTCATGGCTCTTGCCTTGCTTACCATGCCTAAAATGCTTTTGGTGCTTGGACCATCTGCAAACTAGATTGGTAGTTCCACACTTTGTAATAAAGCACGGAGCAGAAGACCTTTTCCGAAACCTCATGGCCCTCGAGCAGTGTCATTATCCACTTCAAGCTTACATTTGCAATTATATCATGCTATTGGATTTTCTTATAAACACTAGAGAAGATGCGGAGTTGCTTGTTGAAAAAAAGATCATTGCTCACTCGTTAGGCAGCTACAAAGCAGTTGCCCTAATGGTTAACAAACTTGGCCAAGAAATCGTGGAAAACAATTCCTGTTATTATGATGTCGCTAAAGATCTTAATGACCACTATGGGAACTGGTGGAATAAAAATATTGCATCCCTGAGAACGGTATATTTCCGTGATGTTTGGAGAGGCACTGCAACTTTTGTTGGAATTGTACTCTTATTTGTAACTGTTGGGAATTTCCTTAGGCCTTTTGTCTTTCACAAATAA